GTCGAAGAACTCCCCCGACGCGTAGGTCGAGTCGGCGAAGCCGTCGAAGGCCATGCCGCGCTCGATCGCGATGCGGTTGGAGGCACGCAGTGCGTGGAACAGCACCGTGTAGAAGTAGATGTTCGTGAAGTCGATGCCCTCTTCCGAGCCGTAGTGCACGTGCTCACGCGCGAGGTACCCGTGGAGGTTCATCTGGCCGAGGCCGATCGCGTGCGAGCGGTCGTTGCCGTCTTCGATCGAGCGCACCGAGGCGATGTGGCTCTGGTCACTGACCGCGGTGAGAGCGCGGATCGAGGTCTCGACCGTGCCGGCGATGTCCTTGCCGTCCATCGCCAGCGCGATGTTCATCGAGCCCAGGTTGCAGGAGATGTCCTTGCCGATCTCGGCGTACGAGAGGTCTTCGTTGTACGTCGTCGGGGTGTTCACCTGCAGGATTTCGCTGCAGAGGTTGGACATGTTGATCCGGCCCTTGATCGGGTTGGCCTTGTTCACCGTGTCCTCGAACATGATGTACGGGTAGCCCGACTCGAACTGGATCTCGGCGAGGGTCTGGAAGAACTCGCGCGCGTTGATCTTGGTCTTCTTGATACGCGCGTCGTCGACCATCTCGCGGTACTTCTCGGTGACGGAGATGTCACCGAAGGGCACGCCGTAGACCTTCTCGACGTCGTACGGCGAGAACAGGTACATGTCCTCGCCGTTGCGGGCGAGTTCGAACGTGATGTCGGGGATCACGACGCCGAGCGAGAGCGTCTTGATGCGGATCTTCTCGTCGGCGTTCTCGCGCTTCGTGTCGAGGAAGCGCAGGATGTCGGGGTGGTGCGCCGACAGGTAGACGGCGCCGGCGCCCTGGCGCGCGCCGAGCTGGTTGGCGTAGCTGAAGCTGTCTTCGAGCAGCTTCATGACGGGGATGATGCCGCTGGACTGGTTCTCGATCTGCTTGATCGGAGCGCCGGCCTCACGGATGTTGCTGAGCAGGAGCGCGACGCCGCCACCGCGCTTGGACAGCTGCAGGGCCGAGTTGATGCCGCGGGCGATCGACTCCATGTTGTCTTCGATGCGCAGCAGGAAGCAGCTGACGAGCTCGCCGCGCTGCGCCTTGCCGGTGTTGAGGAAGGTCGGGGTGGCCGGCTGGAAGCGGCCCGAGATGATCTCGTCGACGAGCTTCTCGGCGAGCTGCTGATCGCCGTCGGCGAGGCCCAGGGCCGTCATGACGACGCGGTCCTCGAAGCGCTCGAGGTAGCGCTTGCCGTCGAAGGTCTTCAGCGTGTAGCTCGTGTAGTACTTGAAGGCGCCGAGGAAGGTTTCGAAGCGGAACTTCGCGCCGTAGGCGCGGTCGTTGAGGCGCTGGATGAACTCGAACGGGTACTTCTCCAGCACCGCGCCCTCGTAGTACTCCTTCTCGACCAGGTAGTCGAGGCGCTCCTTGAGGGAGTGGAAGAACACCGTGTTCTGGTTGACGTGCTGGAGGAAGTACTCCCGTGCGGCACGCTTGTCGGCGTCGAACTGGATCTTGCCGTCCTCGCCGTACAGGTTGAGCATCGCGTTGAGGGCGTGGTAGTCCATTCCCTCGAAGCGTGCATCGGTCTTGAAGGTCGCCGGGCTCACTGCAGCTTCCACCATCGTTCCAATCCGTCGCTCACACGGGCGACGTCGTCGGGCGTGCCGAAAAGTTCGAGCCGGTACAAGTGCGGCACGGTGCACTTGCGGCTGATGATGTCACCGGCGCGACAGAACGACTCGCCGAAATTGGTGTTTCCCGCGGAGATCACTCCGCGGATGAGGTGACGATGGCGCTCGTCGTTGAGGAACCGGATCACCTGTTTGGGAACGGCGCCCTTCTCCTCGCCGCGCCCCTGGCCGCCTCCGTAGGTCGGTGTCACGAGCACGAAGGGCTCGTCGACCTCAAGAGGTGCGTCGCCAGGGGCGAGCGGGATGCGGACGGCCGGCAGACCGAGCTTCTCGATGAATCGCGCCGTGTTGCCCGACACGCTCGAGAAGTAGACGAGCAGCGGGGCGCTCGTCAGTGTCGGCATGTCAGGCCAGACGGCTCGCGAGCTCGTCGATCTTGTCGGGACGGAAGCCCGACCAGTGGTCTTCGTCGGTGACGACGACCGGAGCCTGCAGGTACCCGAGCGACTTCACGTGCTCGAGCGCCGCCGGGTCCTCCGAGAGGTCGAGCACTTCGTAGTCGATACCCTTCGAGTCCAGTGCGCGGTAGGTCGCATTGCACTGCACGCACGAGGGCTTGGTGTAGACGGTGATTGCCATGTCGTTCCTTCTCTCCCCTTGGTCTGCGCGGATCGATCCCGTTGGGATTCCGCCCTCTTCTCACCTGTGATCCCGGCCGTGCCCCCGCCGGGAGTCCAATACTACATATGGGTACGGACGTTGGATAGCACCACAAGGGCTAGTAGTTACATCCGTGTAGTTTTGCACCGCTCTCCCCATGTACAACACAGCTTTTCCACCGTTTCATCCACAGGATGCCGCGAATCGCGAAGCCTGGAAAAAGCCTGAATCGCGCGGATTTCGATCGCCCTCGCGACGGCCATCCACAGCCCGGACGCTACGGGGGGCTTCCGACATCCATCCGCCTGTGGAATCTCGACTGCGGCGTGTCGCGGCATCCCTCCGGCGTGTCGCGGTGTCGGCGCCGACGGGTACCGTGGAGGTGTGGCGGGATACCGGGAACTGTTGCGCACGCAGGGCGTGGCGCGCATCATCGCGGCACAGCTGACCGCGCGCTTTCCGAACGGGATGACGAGCCTGGCGATTCTGCTCCACGTCGAGCAGATGACGGGCTCCTACGCCTCTGCCGGGCTGGTGCTGGCGGCGGCATCCGTGGGTCAGGCGACGGCCGGCCCCGTCACCAGCCGGTGGATGGGCCGCTGGGGCATGCGGCGCGTCCTCACACTGACGACCGCCGTGTGCGCGGCGGCGCTGCTCGCCCTCGCCCTGATCCCCCTCGGGGTCGCCGGATACATGGTGTTCGGACTCATCGCGGGCCTGTCCACCCCTCCCGTGCAGTCGGCCGTGCGCACGATCTACCCCAAGCTCGTCAACGCACGGCAGTTGACGGCGCTGTTCTCCCTCGACGCGAGCCTGCAGGAGATCATCTGGATCCTCGCGCCGGTCATCATCACCCTCGTCGCCACCCAGATCGGCACGGTGCCGGCGCTGCTGCTGATCGTCTCGATCCTCGTCGCCGGCGGGGCCTGGTTCATCCTCTCCCCCGAAGTCGGGCGCGTGCGCATCCCGCGCAGCCGCCGCGCGTTCGGCAAGGTGCTGGGAAAGCCCGTGGTCCTCCTCGCCACGGTGATCGGCTTCCTCCTCATCGGCGCGTGCGCGGCGGTCGAGGCCGCTGTGGTCGCGACCTTCGGCCACGGCGGCTTGGAGGCCGGTCTCGTCCTGGCGGTCTTCTCCGTCGGCAGTCTCGCCGGAGGCCTCGCGTTCGGACATGTCCCCATGGGGCCGTGGGCCATGGCGCGACGCATGAGCGTTGTCGCCGTCGGTCTCGTCGCCTCCGTCTTCGTCGTCGGCGACATCGGAGCGTCCACCCCGTGGTGGGTCGGCGCCTGCCTCGTCGTCGCGGGCGTCGGCATCGCCCCGGCGCTGGCCGTCATGTTCGCGATGACCTCGGCATCCGTGAAGTTCAGCGAGACCGCCGAAGCGTACGGCTGGATCGGCACGGGACAGCTCATCGGCGCGGCCCTCGGCTCGGCCGTCGCCGGCTTCCTCATCGACAGCACCGGGCCCGCCGGCGCATACGCCGCCGCGGCCGGATTCGCGATCGTGGGCGCGCTGGTCTCGACGCTCTCCGCGCGGGGCTTCCCCGACCTGCGCGGACGCGACGCGAGCCCGATCCCCGACACCGAACCCGTCCCCGTCATCACCTGACATCCTCATCGCCCACGGACAGCGCGCGACCGTAGGCTGACGACATGACTGCCGCTGTGACCCTGCCCCGGCTCTCGTGGGGCGACGTGCGCGCCCGACGTCGCGCACTGCTCGTGCACGGACTCGGATCGACCGGTGCCCTCATGTGGCGCTACGGCGTGGCCCTGGCGGATGCCGGGTGGCTCGCGACGGCCGTCGACCTGCGCGGCCACGGCGCCGCGCCACGCACGCTGGACTACAGCATCGACGCGTACGCGGCCGACGTGGGCCAGACGCGCACCGACGACGGCGGGCCCTGGGACCTCGTCATCGGGCACTCGCTCGGCGGCGCCGCGGTCACCGTGGCGAGCGCCGCCGACCCCGACTGGACCCGTCGAGTGGTGCTCATCGACCCCGCGATCCGTCTCGCGGACCGCGACCGCGAGAACGTCCGCGTCGGGCAGGAGCAGTCCTTCGCCGACCCGTCGATCGACGCGGTGCGGGCGGAGCACGCCAGCTGGCATCCGCTCGACGTCGAGCTGAAGGCCCGCGCCGCGCAGCAGGCGAGCCGCTGGGCGGTCGAGCAGACCAGCCTGCAGAACACGCCGTGGGACGTGCGTGCGGCCGCAGCGAGGCTCTCGGTGCCGACGCACGTGATCGCGGCGGACCCGGAGGTGTTCTCGATCTTCCAGGGCGAGGTGGCCGCCGAGGTGCTCCGCAACCCGCTCATCACGATGTCGGTGGTGACCGGGGCCGGGCACTCCCCGCACCGCGATCTCCCGGAGGACACGATGCGCCATCTCCTCGACACCCTCGGCTGACGCCGCGGCATCCGTATCGCGGCGTCGTCAGGAGATGCGGCGCAGCACGTGCAGCACCGCGAGGGCGTACGCGTCTTCGGGCTGGGGATGCTCGAACGCGTGCGTTTCGCCGGCGAACTCGATCTCGACGCGGTGGGTGTCGGCGAGCCGTTCCAGTCGGCGGAACGCGCCGCGCAGCAGCTCCCGCAGCTGATCCTCTCGCGGCAGCCAGAGCGCATCGGTCTGGGCGACCGCGTCCAGCGCCCACTCGGTCGTGCCGTTGAAGGCGAGGATCGCCCCGGTCGCGTACTGCCGCGGCTCGATCGTCATCTCGCTCACGGTGAAGACATCCGCTTCGAACTCCGGCTCGTCGAGCTGAAATCGGTCCCCGGATGCCGGGCGCCACAGCAGACCGGCATCGCGCAGGGCGAGGGCCAACTCGGTGGAGATCATGCTTCCATCCTGCCGCGTCGGCGGCACCACGGGACCGGCGGCGACCCTGAGGCAGGTGACGAGGGGCAGGATGGAGGGGTGACCGATTTCGATGCGACCGCATACCTGCCGGACGACCTGCTCGAGCGCATCCGCTCGCGTGCCGCCGCCGTGGATGCCGAGAACCGCTTCCCCACGGAGGATCTCGCGGAACTGACGGCGGCCGGATACCTCTCGATCCTCGTCCCCACCGCGTTGGGCGGCGCAGGTCTCGGGCTCGCGGAGGCCGCGGTGCTGCAGCAGCGGCTCGCGGGCGCCGCGCCGGCGACGGCATTGGCGATCAACATGCACCTCGTGTGGACGGGAGT
The DNA window shown above is from Microbacterium laevaniformans and carries:
- the nrdI gene encoding class Ib ribonucleoside-diphosphate reductase assembly flavoprotein NrdI, encoding MPTLTSAPLLVYFSSVSGNTARFIEKLGLPAVRIPLAPGDAPLEVDEPFVLVTPTYGGGQGRGEEKGAVPKQVIRFLNDERHRHLIRGVISAGNTNFGESFCRAGDIISRKCTVPHLYRLELFGTPDDVARVSDGLERWWKLQ
- the nrdH gene encoding glutaredoxin-like protein NrdH, which encodes MAITVYTKPSCVQCNATYRALDSKGIDYEVLDLSEDPAALEHVKSLGYLQAPVVVTDEDHWSGFRPDKIDELASRLA
- a CDS encoding alpha/beta fold hydrolase gives rise to the protein MTAAVTLPRLSWGDVRARRRALLVHGLGSTGALMWRYGVALADAGWLATAVDLRGHGAAPRTLDYSIDAYAADVGQTRTDDGGPWDLVIGHSLGGAAVTVASAADPDWTRRVVLIDPAIRLADRDRENVRVGQEQSFADPSIDAVRAEHASWHPLDVELKARAAQQASRWAVEQTSLQNTPWDVRAAAARLSVPTHVIAADPEVFSIFQGEVAAEVLRNPLITMSVVTGAGHSPHRDLPEDTMRHLLDTLG
- the nrdE gene encoding class 1b ribonucleoside-diphosphate reductase subunit alpha, encoding MVEAAVSPATFKTDARFEGMDYHALNAMLNLYGEDGKIQFDADKRAAREYFLQHVNQNTVFFHSLKERLDYLVEKEYYEGAVLEKYPFEFIQRLNDRAYGAKFRFETFLGAFKYYTSYTLKTFDGKRYLERFEDRVVMTALGLADGDQQLAEKLVDEIISGRFQPATPTFLNTGKAQRGELVSCFLLRIEDNMESIARGINSALQLSKRGGGVALLLSNIREAGAPIKQIENQSSGIIPVMKLLEDSFSYANQLGARQGAGAVYLSAHHPDILRFLDTKRENADEKIRIKTLSLGVVIPDITFELARNGEDMYLFSPYDVEKVYGVPFGDISVTEKYREMVDDARIKKTKINAREFFQTLAEIQFESGYPYIMFEDTVNKANPIKGRINMSNLCSEILQVNTPTTYNEDLSYAEIGKDISCNLGSMNIALAMDGKDIAGTVETSIRALTAVSDQSHIASVRSIEDGNDRSHAIGLGQMNLHGYLAREHVHYGSEEGIDFTNIYFYTVLFHALRASNRIAIERGMAFDGFADSTYASGEFFDKYLEREWVPQTDRVAELFAGIHIPTQDDWRELKASIQAHGIYNQNLQAVPPTGSISYINNSTSSIHPIASKIEIRKEGKIGRVYYPAPFMTNDNLEYYQDAYEIGYEKVIDTYAAATQHVDQGLSLTLFFKDTATTRDINKAQIYAWRKGIKTIYYIRLRQMALEGTNLSECVSCML
- a CDS encoding pilus assembly protein CpaE, which produces MISTELALALRDAGLLWRPASGDRFQLDEPEFEADVFTVSEMTIEPRQYATGAILAFNGTTEWALDAVAQTDALWLPREDQLRELLRGAFRRLERLADTHRVEIEFAGETHAFEHPQPEDAYALAVLHVLRRIS
- a CDS encoding MFS transporter, with amino-acid sequence MAGYRELLRTQGVARIIAAQLTARFPNGMTSLAILLHVEQMTGSYASAGLVLAAASVGQATAGPVTSRWMGRWGMRRVLTLTTAVCAAALLALALIPLGVAGYMVFGLIAGLSTPPVQSAVRTIYPKLVNARQLTALFSLDASLQEIIWILAPVIITLVATQIGTVPALLLIVSILVAGGAWFILSPEVGRVRIPRSRRAFGKVLGKPVVLLATVIGFLLIGACAAVEAAVVATFGHGGLEAGLVLAVFSVGSLAGGLAFGHVPMGPWAMARRMSVVAVGLVASVFVVGDIGASTPWWVGACLVVAGVGIAPALAVMFAMTSASVKFSETAEAYGWIGTGQLIGAALGSAVAGFLIDSTGPAGAYAAAAGFAIVGALVSTLSARGFPDLRGRDASPIPDTEPVPVIT